The following nucleotide sequence is from Corynebacterium hindlerae.
CCAGCTTCTTGTACGCTGCCTCAATATTCTTGACGGCTTCGGCGTACCCTCTCAAGGCCTCCATGCCTAGCTCGCGTTCCCGCTGGTACAGCACGCCATAACAGAACGTGTCCTCGCCGCGTGCGCGGGCATGGCGGGACAGCTCCAGGAGTTCGTCTCGGGAGGTAACCGAGTCCTGGAAGTCACCCAGCACTGACTGCATCGTCTTGCAGGCAGCGTAGAGGTCCTTGGTCTTCAGTCCCGTGGCGCGGCCGACGGCGTCAGCGGAGTACCGCAGTTTCTTGGCGGCTTTGCGCATGTTGTGGAAGTTTTCTTCCCGCTTCCGGAGTGGGATCTCGGTGTCATCCCACTTGGCCACGGCCGCATTGTGGCGCTTCATCAGCTTCTTGTAGGCGGCGTCCAGGTGTTTAAACAACGCGGACTCTTCTTCATATTTCACCTGCTCCTTGGTCGGAGTGGTGTCCGCTTCCTCGCTGGTGGCCAGTGGCGGATTGGCAATCAACTCCTCCAGGCCCGCGAGCAGCGCAAAATAGCGTGGCGAATTCAGGCCTTTCAGGATCGTGCGGTGCGCGCGAGCGTATTTGCGCTGCATATCGCCAGCCAAATGTTCGCGGGCGGCCTCGTCGATGATGTTGTCATCATCCAAGCCGAGCAGCATCTCAAAGCGTTCTGCCACCACCTCCGCATCACGAGCGACCCCCAAGGTAGCAGCGAGCAGCTTCAGCTCCTCCTCGAGCTTGAGGTATTCCTCGCCCACCAAAATCCCCTCAAAGGTCTGCATGAGGCTGCGCAGCTCGCGGGTGGCCACGCGCATCTGGTGTACCGAGTCATATTCATCGCGACGCACCATAGGATCAACTTCCAGGAGCCGATCTCTATTGACGCGCAGGGCATTAACGACGGCATATGCCGCAGTATCCGGATCCAGCTCCGCCATCGCCGGTGGTAGGGGAGCATAGTTAATCGAATTGCCCAGCGCCGCAACCAGCTTGGATGGACTATCGGACGTAACCGCACCGGCTTCTTGCAGGACAGACTGCGCGGATTCGAAGAACTCGGGGCTGGCCTCAATTTCTGGGGTGATTTCGAGTTCCCATTCGCGCCACTGTTGCTTCGTGCCGGCGGGCAGCAGAGACCAGGCGGTGACGTGGTCGTCGCAGAATTCCGCGATCGCCACGCCATTGTCGTCAGCAAGGATGGATTCGTGGCGCTCGTTGTCTACCTGCGCGATGACCTGCAAAGGAAGGTCACGCACGATCGCGCGGATGGGGTTCAGGATGTCCGCTGGGGGGACGTCGCCGTCGGTAAGTGGCGCGCCTATTTCGATGCGGCCGTGGTCAGACGGGAGTTTAATGTGCCAGCCCTCGTCTTTGCCGCCGGTACGACGCCGCAGGGTAATTTTTGCGCGGGTCAGCCGCAGATCGGCGGTGTCAAAATATCGGGCGGAGAGGTGATGCACCGCCTGCGATGCCACCTCATTGACTCCGATGATGCCGGTGAGATCCGGGACCTCAGCGGTAGTGGAGGCAGCGTACTTCACTTCTACCTCCAACGCGCGGGTTAGTGGTTCTGGTGACTTGCTCATGGTTATACCTCTATTGGCAGTACGAAAAATGTTGGAAAAATCGCTGGTTAATTCACCCTCCAGGGTATCGGACAACCCCGGTCGGTGGTAATAGCCAGTTGCGTAATGCCAAGAGTCTGCGCAGGCCCGGGGTAGAACCGTAATCTAGACATTATGAACAGCCAACAGGAATTTGTGCTCCGGGCATTGGAAGAGCGCGACATTCGCTACATTCGACTCTGGTTTACCGACATTCTCGGCTACCTCAAGTCCGTGGCCGTGGTTCCCGCGGAAATCGAAGCAGCCTTCGAAGAAGGAATCGGGTTCGATGGCTCCGCCATCGAAGGATTCTCCCGAGTTTCCGAATCGGACACTGTGGCACGCCCCGACCCATCCACCTTCCAAGTGCTCCCGTTCGAGCATGATGATCCCCAACCGCATTCAGCTCGCATGTTTTGCGACATCACCATGCCCGATGGGGAACCATCCTGGGCGGACCCGCGGCAGGTGCTGCGGCGCAATGTCGATGCGGCCGCCAAAGAGGGATTTACCTGCTACATTCACCCCGAGATTGAGTTCTACCTGACCAAGAACCTGCCCACCGATGGCACTCCACCGGAGCCGACGGACTCCGGTAGCTACTTCGACCAGGCGATGCACGAAGAAGCACCGCACTTTAGGCGTGACGCGATCGCAGCGCTGGAATCGATGGGGATCTCTGTGGAGTTCTCCCACCACGAGATTGGTCCTGGCCAGCAGGAAATCGACCTGCGGTACGCCGACGCTCTGACCATGGCGGACAACATCATGACGTTCCGCTACCTGGTGAAAGAGGTCGCGCGCCGCAACAACGTCTACGCCACTTTCATGCCGAAGCCCTACCAGGAGCATGCTGGCTCTGCGATGCACTCGCATATGTCCCTGTTCGAGGGGGATACCAACGCGTTTCATGATCCGGACGACGAATACTTGCTCTCGCGAACGGCGAAGCAGTTCATCGCAGGTATTTTGACGCACGCACCGGAGATTTCCGCTGTCACCAACCAGTTTGTGAATTCCTACAAGCGGATCATGTTCGGTAATGAGGCCCCGACCGCGGCCACCTGGGGCATTTCGAACCGTTCCGCGATGGTGCGGGTGCCGTCGTATAGCCCAGGCAAGGCGAACTCGCGGCGCATCGAGATCCGCAGCTTGGATTCCTCCGCGAATCCCTACCTGGCCTACTCGGTGCTGCTGGCGGCAGGACTCAAGGGAATCAAGGAAGGGTACGAACTCTCCGATCCCGCAGAGGACGACATTTCCCTGCTCACCCGCCGCGAACGCCTGGCCATGGGGTATGAAGATCTCCCACAGAGCCTGGATGATGCGCTGCACCTGATGGAAAAATCCGAACTGGTGGCTGACGCCCTCGGCGAGCACGTGTTTGAGGTCTTCCTGCGCAACAAGTGGCGCGAATGGAAGGACTACCAGGCGCAGGTTACTCCCTGGGAACTGCGCACTGACCTGGGCTACTAGCGAAGGAGAACCATGTCCAGCCCCCGCTCATCCCGTTCTAGTCTGCCCACGCCCGGCGCCCTAAGTCTGCATTCGCGCACCGCGATCGCAGATCTGGAGCTGCTTGGCTGGTACAACCGGGATTCCCTCGACGTGCTCTGGGCGCTCTCCGGCGCGGGTGACGGTGACCTGGCGCTCAACAACTGCGTACGGCTCCACAGCGCCCTGCAAGAAAGCGGGCAGTGGCAGCTTTTCGACGCCCTCCTGCGCGAAAATCTCGCCTTTCGGGTCCGCTTCTTCGCACTGCTGGGCTCCTCCTCTGCACTAGGGGACCACATCGTGGCGAATCCGCAGGTGTGGCCCCTGCTAGGGGAGGAGCTGCCCACCCCGGGTGATCTCATGCGGGAGATGCTCAGCTGCGTGGAAGCAACCCCTGCCGGGTTGGAGGGGGACACCGCCGCCGACTCCCTGGAAACCCCGGGCACCTACGTGTCCCACATGAAGGTGGCGGAGGCCGAGCGACGGCTGCGTACCACCTACCGCACTTTGCTGATGCGGATCGCGGCACACGATGTGGCGGGCACGTATCCTTCAAACTCGCGACGCCCCGGCCAGCCCGAAGTTCCATTTACTGTGGTCTCTGGGCTGCTCGCAGATCTCGCCGACGCGGCCCTGACCGCGGCCCTCGCGGTGGCGGTGGGGGCTGTGTGTGGCTCTGCTTGTGGCGAGGACGCGCCGGGGCAGCTCGCCGTGATGGCCATGGGCAAATGTGGTGCCCGGGAGCTGAACTACATCTCGGATGTCGACGTCATTTTCATCGCGGAGCCCGCTGATGCGAAGGCCACCAAGATCGCGGGCGAAATGATGCGCATCGGCTCCAAGTGTTTCTTCGAAGTAGATGCTGCGTTGCGGCCGGAGGGCAAAGCAGGAGCGCTGGTACGCACCTTGGAATCTCACGTCACGTATTACAAGCGCTGGGCGCACACGTGGGAATTCCAGGCGCTGCTCAAGGCTCGCCCGATGACGGGCTACCTGCCGTTGGCAGAGGAATACGTGGCGGCGTTGGACCCGAT
It contains:
- a CDS encoding CYTH and CHAD domain-containing protein, which codes for MSKSPEPLTRALEVEVKYAASTTAEVPDLTGIIGVNEVASQAVHHLSARYFDTADLRLTRAKITLRRRTGGKDEGWHIKLPSDHGRIEIGAPLTDGDVPPADILNPIRAIVRDLPLQVIAQVDNERHESILADDNGVAIAEFCDDHVTAWSLLPAGTKQQWREWELEITPEIEASPEFFESAQSVLQEAGAVTSDSPSKLVAALGNSINYAPLPPAMAELDPDTAAYAVVNALRVNRDRLLEVDPMVRRDEYDSVHQMRVATRELRSLMQTFEGILVGEEYLKLEEELKLLAATLGVARDAEVVAERFEMLLGLDDDNIIDEAAREHLAGDMQRKYARAHRTILKGLNSPRYFALLAGLEELIANPPLATSEEADTTPTKEQVKYEEESALFKHLDAAYKKLMKRHNAAVAKWDDTEIPLRKREENFHNMRKAAKKLRYSADAVGRATGLKTKDLYAACKTMQSVLGDFQDSVTSRDELLELSRHARARGEDTFCYGVLYQRERELGMEALRGYAEAVKNIEAAYKKLAKSKKKEAARAAAKARKSTS
- a CDS encoding glutamine synthetase family protein, with the translated sequence MNSQQEFVLRALEERDIRYIRLWFTDILGYLKSVAVVPAEIEAAFEEGIGFDGSAIEGFSRVSESDTVARPDPSTFQVLPFEHDDPQPHSARMFCDITMPDGEPSWADPRQVLRRNVDAAAKEGFTCYIHPEIEFYLTKNLPTDGTPPEPTDSGSYFDQAMHEEAPHFRRDAIAALESMGISVEFSHHEIGPGQQEIDLRYADALTMADNIMTFRYLVKEVARRNNVYATFMPKPYQEHAGSAMHSHMSLFEGDTNAFHDPDDEYLLSRTAKQFIAGILTHAPEISAVTNQFVNSYKRIMFGNEAPTAATWGISNRSAMVRVPSYSPGKANSRRIEIRSLDSSANPYLAYSVLLAAGLKGIKEGYELSDPAEDDISLLTRRERLAMGYEDLPQSLDDALHLMEKSELVADALGEHVFEVFLRNKWREWKDYQAQVTPWELRTDLGY